In Streptomyces seoulensis, the following are encoded in one genomic region:
- a CDS encoding ABC transporter transmembrane domain-containing protein gives MQIQDLPYSDPGVPDARSGPRLLWWLGRNQLGGQCRALLWGLLHFASVCALPFCVGLAVQAAVDRSAGRLALTGGLMLLCGTAIAVGDTFLHRAAVTNWITAAARLQQLLARKAAYLGSALTRRVAAGEVVTVSTGDVEKIGWFVEAVSRFTAAALTVVVVCVALLVYQPALGVVVAVGLPVVALAVLPLLPRATSRADVQREKAGRATELASDTVAGLRVLRGIGGEDLFLDRYRRASQEVRHAAVRSARMWSVISALQVLLPGLLLIVVVLRGVQLAREGRITVGELVTVYSAVMIVNYPLRHFVEIAMAYSFSRPSAQRAARVLSLQRLTNTESSRTSGAPGGELFDPASGLRAPAHGFTAVVCGDPDMAGRLADRLGGHAAEPGRSVLLGGVPLDELSLAQARTAVLVQDKDPVLLSGTLRELLDVPSSGTVRAEDALAAAQCADVLDALVQGSLDASDPMDARITERGRSLSGGQRQRLALARSLVTDPEVLVLDEPTSAVDSHTEARIAEGLRRLRRGRTTVVLTSSPLLLDRADQVVFLHEGKVAATGRHRELIGAEPRYRAVVTRETEDEQHASGDIAAPAPPRERPDPSDGAPLLGALEPLEEIEESA, from the coding sequence ATGCAGATCCAAGACCTTCCGTACTCAGATCCAGGCGTACCCGACGCGCGGTCCGGCCCCCGCCTGCTGTGGTGGCTCGGCCGCAACCAGCTGGGCGGCCAGTGCAGGGCGCTGCTGTGGGGCCTGCTCCACTTCGCCTCGGTCTGCGCCCTGCCCTTCTGCGTCGGCCTGGCCGTTCAGGCGGCCGTCGACCGCTCCGCCGGCCGGCTCGCCCTGACGGGCGGTCTGATGCTGCTGTGCGGTACGGCCATCGCGGTGGGCGACACCTTCCTGCACCGCGCCGCCGTCACCAACTGGATCACGGCGGCCGCCCGCCTCCAGCAACTCCTGGCGCGTAAAGCCGCCTACCTCGGCTCCGCACTGACCCGGCGGGTCGCGGCGGGCGAAGTCGTCACTGTTTCCACGGGTGACGTGGAGAAGATCGGATGGTTCGTCGAGGCGGTGTCCCGCTTCACCGCGGCCGCGCTGACGGTGGTCGTGGTCTGCGTGGCGCTTCTGGTCTACCAACCCGCTCTGGGGGTGGTCGTGGCCGTCGGCCTGCCGGTGGTCGCGCTCGCGGTGCTGCCGCTGCTGCCCAGGGCCACCAGCCGGGCCGACGTTCAGCGTGAGAAGGCCGGCCGGGCGACCGAGCTGGCCTCGGACACCGTGGCCGGACTGCGGGTGCTGCGGGGCATCGGCGGCGAGGACCTGTTCCTCGACCGCTACCGCCGCGCCTCGCAGGAGGTACGGCACGCCGCCGTGCGCAGCGCCCGGATGTGGTCGGTCATCTCAGCCCTCCAGGTACTGCTGCCGGGCCTGCTCCTGATCGTCGTCGTCCTGCGCGGTGTCCAACTGGCCCGCGAGGGCCGGATCACGGTCGGTGAACTGGTCACCGTCTACAGCGCGGTCATGATCGTGAACTATCCGCTGCGGCACTTCGTCGAGATCGCCATGGCGTACTCCTTCTCCCGGCCTTCCGCCCAACGGGCCGCGCGGGTGCTGTCGTTGCAACGCCTCACGAACACCGAGAGTTCGCGCACGAGCGGGGCGCCGGGCGGCGAACTGTTCGATCCGGCCTCCGGTCTGCGCGCGCCCGCACACGGGTTCACCGCGGTGGTGTGCGGCGACCCCGACATGGCGGGACGCCTCGCGGACCGTCTGGGTGGCCACGCCGCCGAGCCCGGCCGGTCGGTGCTGCTTGGCGGAGTACCGCTGGACGAACTGTCTCTCGCCCAGGCCCGCACCGCCGTCCTGGTCCAGGACAAGGACCCGGTGCTGCTGTCCGGCACCCTGCGCGAACTCCTCGACGTACCCTCCTCCGGCACCGTCCGCGCCGAGGACGCGCTGGCGGCCGCCCAGTGCGCGGATGTGCTGGACGCCCTGGTGCAGGGGTCGCTGGACGCCTCCGACCCGATGGACGCGCGGATCACCGAGCGCGGGCGCTCCCTGTCCGGCGGCCAACGCCAGCGCCTCGCCCTGGCCCGCTCGCTCGTCACCGATCCGGAGGTCCTGGTCCTGGACGAACCGACTTCCGCCGTGGACTCGCACACCGAGGCGAGGATCGCGGAGGGTCTGCGACGGCTGCGCCGGGGCCGCACCACCGTGGTGCTCACCTCCTCGCCCCTGCTGCTGGACCGGGCCGACCAGGTCGTCTTCCTCCACGAGGGCAAGGTCGCGGCGACCGGCAGGCACCGCGAGCTGATCGGTGCCGAACCCCGGTACCGCGCCGTCGTCACCCGCGAGACCGAGGACGAGCAGCACGCGTCAGGGGACATCGCGGCCCCTGCTCCCCCACGGGAACGTCCGGACCCCTCCGACGGAGCCCCTCTCCTGGGCGCTCTCGAACCGCTCGAAGAGATCGAGGAGAGCGCATGA
- a CDS encoding ABC transporter ATP-binding protein, which produces MIGVAPPAYDPAAPTTATTLPVGAASTVRDYVAELFRRHRRAFLSLMGVNTVAVVASMTGPYLLGGLVERVADRTSDPRLGLTIGLFVAASAVQALFTLQVRLRGAMLGEQMLADLREDFLVRSVRLPPGVLERAGTGDLLSRITTDIDRLSNAMREAVPELAIGVVWALLLLGGLVVTAPPLAAAVLLAVPVLVVGCRWYFKRAPSGYRSEAAGYAAVAAALAETVDAGRTIEAHRLGARRVALSDRRIKEWTAWEQYTLWLRSVLFPVINAVHAIVLGSVLMVGGVFVLRGWMDVGQLTTGALIAQMLVDPINLILRWYDEVQVAQVSLARLVGVRDIEPDAGDASLVPAGRDVDADRVHFGYREGVDVLRAVSLRVAPGTRLALVGPSGAGKSTLGRLLAGVYAPRDGHVTLGGAELSGMPAERVRTHVALVNQEHHVFVGSLRDNLLLARTGARDAELWAALGAVDADTWARALDAGLDTEVGSGGLPLTPAQAQQIALARLVLADPHTLVLDEATSLLDPRAARHLERSLSRVLDGRTVVAIAHRLHTAHDADMIAVVEEGRISELGSHDDLVAADGAYAALWRSWHG; this is translated from the coding sequence ATGATCGGCGTAGCGCCACCGGCCTACGACCCGGCGGCCCCGACGACCGCCACCACCCTGCCCGTCGGTGCGGCCTCGACCGTGCGCGACTACGTGGCGGAGCTGTTCCGCCGTCATCGCCGGGCCTTCCTGTCGCTCATGGGCGTCAACACCGTCGCGGTCGTCGCCTCCATGACCGGCCCGTACCTGCTCGGCGGTCTGGTCGAACGCGTCGCCGACCGGACATCCGATCCCCGACTGGGTCTGACCATCGGCCTCTTCGTGGCCGCGTCGGCCGTGCAGGCGCTCTTCACGCTGCAAGTGCGGCTGCGGGGCGCGATGCTCGGCGAGCAGATGCTCGCCGACCTGCGCGAGGACTTCCTCGTCCGCTCGGTGCGGCTGCCTCCGGGCGTGCTGGAGCGGGCCGGGACGGGTGACCTCCTCTCCCGCATCACCACCGACATCGACCGGCTGTCCAACGCCATGCGGGAGGCCGTTCCCGAGCTGGCGATCGGTGTCGTATGGGCGCTGCTGCTGCTCGGTGGCCTCGTCGTCACCGCCCCGCCGCTCGCGGCCGCCGTCCTGCTCGCGGTCCCGGTGCTGGTGGTCGGGTGCCGCTGGTACTTCAAGCGCGCCCCTTCCGGCTACCGCTCGGAGGCCGCCGGATACGCGGCCGTCGCCGCCGCGCTCGCCGAGACCGTGGACGCCGGCCGCACCATCGAGGCCCACCGCCTCGGCGCCCGCCGCGTCGCCCTCTCGGACCGGCGGATCAAGGAATGGACCGCGTGGGAGCAGTACACGCTGTGGCTCCGCTCGGTGCTGTTCCCCGTGATCAACGCCGTGCACGCCATCGTGCTGGGCTCCGTCCTCATGGTCGGCGGGGTCTTCGTCCTGCGGGGCTGGATGGACGTGGGGCAGCTCACCACGGGTGCGCTGATCGCCCAGATGCTGGTCGACCCGATCAATCTCATCCTGCGCTGGTACGACGAGGTGCAGGTGGCGCAGGTGTCGCTGGCCCGGCTCGTCGGAGTACGGGACATCGAGCCGGACGCCGGTGACGCCTCGCTGGTGCCGGCCGGCCGGGACGTGGACGCCGACCGGGTGCACTTCGGCTACCGCGAGGGCGTCGACGTGCTGCGCGCGGTGTCCCTGCGGGTCGCGCCGGGCACCCGGCTGGCGCTGGTCGGCCCCTCGGGCGCGGGCAAGTCCACGCTGGGCAGACTGCTCGCCGGTGTCTACGCTCCTCGGGACGGCCATGTCACCCTCGGCGGCGCCGAGCTGTCCGGAATGCCGGCCGAACGCGTCCGTACGCATGTCGCCCTCGTCAACCAGGAGCACCACGTCTTCGTCGGCTCCCTGCGGGACAACCTCCTGCTGGCCCGCACCGGGGCGCGCGACGCCGAGCTGTGGGCGGCACTGGGCGCGGTCGACGCGGACACCTGGGCGCGGGCGCTGGACGCGGGGCTGGACACCGAGGTCGGTTCCGGTGGTCTGCCCCTGACCCCGGCGCAGGCGCAGCAGATCGCGCTGGCCAGGCTGGTACTGGCCGACCCGCACACCCTGGTGCTGGACGAGGCGACCTCGCTCCTCGACCCGCGCGCGGCGCGCCACCTGGAGCGTTCGCTGTCCCGTGTCCTCGACGGGCGCACGGTGGTCGCCATCGCCCACCGTCTCCACACCGCGCATGACGCCGACATGATCGCGGTCGTCGAAGAGGGCCGCATCAGCGAGCTGGGCAGCCACGACGACCTGGTCGCGGCGGACGGAGCCTACGCCGCGCTCTGGCGTTCCTGGCACGGGTGA
- a CDS encoding type B 50S ribosomal protein L31: protein MQQDKQPAYRPVVFRDRSAGYAFLTRSTAGSEQTIEWDDGETYPVVDVEISSESHPFYTGKARTLDSEGRIDRFERRYGGQRPDASA, encoded by the coding sequence ATGCAGCAGGACAAGCAGCCCGCGTACCGTCCGGTCGTCTTCCGCGACCGCTCCGCGGGCTACGCCTTCCTCACCCGGTCCACCGCCGGGAGCGAGCAGACCATCGAGTGGGACGACGGCGAGACGTACCCGGTGGTCGACGTGGAGATCTCCTCGGAGAGCCACCCCTTCTACACCGGCAAGGCCCGCACGCTGGACAGCGAGGGCCGCATCGACCGGTTCGAGCGGCGGTACGGCGGGCAGCGCCCGGACGCGAGCGCCTGA
- a CDS encoding metal-dependent hydrolase, whose translation MMGPAHSLSGAAAWLGVGAAAAAFGYPMPWPVLLVGSLVCAGAALAPDLDHKAATISRAFGPVSRWVCEIVDKLSYAVYKATRKPGDARRTGGHRTLTHTWLWAVLIGVGSSVVAITCGRWGVLGILFVHMVLAIEGLLWRAARGSSSDVLVWLLAATSAWILAGMLDKPGQGAYWLFSDPGQAYMWLGLPVVLGALVHDIGDALTVSGCPVLWPIPIGRKRWYPVGPPKVLRFRAGSWVELRVLMPVFMLLGGVGGAAALNFI comes from the coding sequence ATGATGGGACCAGCACACTCACTGTCGGGGGCCGCGGCCTGGCTCGGTGTCGGAGCGGCGGCCGCCGCCTTCGGGTACCCGATGCCCTGGCCGGTCCTGCTGGTGGGTTCCCTGGTCTGCGCGGGCGCCGCGCTGGCCCCCGACCTGGACCACAAGGCGGCCACCATCTCGCGGGCCTTCGGACCGGTGTCCCGCTGGGTCTGCGAGATCGTCGACAAGCTGTCGTACGCCGTCTACAAGGCCACCCGGAAGCCGGGCGACGCGCGCCGCACCGGCGGTCACCGCACCCTCACGCACACCTGGCTGTGGGCGGTCCTGATCGGGGTGGGCAGCTCCGTGGTGGCGATCACCTGTGGCCGCTGGGGTGTGCTGGGCATTCTGTTCGTGCACATGGTGCTGGCCATCGAAGGCCTGTTGTGGCGGGCGGCACGCGGTTCCAGCAGCGATGTGCTGGTCTGGCTGCTCGCGGCGACCAGCGCCTGGATTCTGGCGGGGATGCTGGACAAGCCCGGCCAGGGCGCCTACTGGCTGTTCAGCGACCCGGGCCAGGCGTACATGTGGCTGGGCCTGCCGGTCGTGCTGGGCGCCCTGGTCCACGACATCGGGGACGCGCTGACCGTCTCCGGCTGCCCCGTCCTGTGGCCCATCCCCATCGGCCGCAAGCGCTGGTACCCGGTCGGACCGCCGAAGGTGCTGCGCTTCCGCGCCGGGAGCTGGGTCGAGCTGCGGGTACTGATGCCCGTGTTCATGCTGCTCGGCGGAGTGGGCGGCGCGGCGGCGCTCAACTTCATCTGA